The DNA region TTCCTGCCGATGATCAACGTGCTGCTGGCGAAGATCTACCTTTCCGCGCTGTTCCCTGAAGTCCCGCCGTGGGTCTGGGTGGTGGGGTTTGTGACCATCCTGACGCTGGCGAACCTGAAGAGCGTGAATCTGGTCGCCAACTTTAACACCCTGTTTGTGCTGGTGCAGATCGCCATCATGGTGGTGTTTGTCATCCTCGTGGTGCACGGCCTGCACAAGGGGGAGGGCGTCGGCACCGTCTGGTCGCTCCAGCCGTTTATCAGCGAGAACGCCCACCTGATCCCGATTATTACCGGCGCGACGATCGTCTGCTTCTCTTTCCTCGGCTTTGACGCGGTTACCACGCTGTCGGAAGAGACGCCAAACGCGGCGCGGGTGATCCCCAAAGCCATTTTCCTGACCGCGCTGTACGGCGGGCTGATATTCATTGTTGCCTCGTTTTTCATGCAGCTCTTTTTCCCGACGATCGCGCGCTTCAAGAACCCGGACGCCGCGCTGCCGGAAATCGCGCTGTACGTGGGCGGCAAGCTCTTCCAGTCGGTGTTTCTGTGTACCACGTTTGTGAATACGCTCGCTTCAGGCCTGGCCTCGCACGCCAGCGTCTCTCGCTTACTGTACGTGATGGGGCGCGACAACGTCTTTCCGGAGCGGGTGTTTGGCTACGTGCATCCGAAATGGCGTACGCCGGCCCTGAACGTCATTATGGTAGGGATTGTGGCCCTGTCGGCCCTGTACTTTGACCTCGTGACCGCGACGGCGCTGATCAACTTCGGTGCGCTGGTGGCGTTTACGTTTGTTAACCTGTCGGTGTACAACCATTTCTGGCGGCGCCAGGGGCTCAATAAAACGTGGAAAGATCGTTTCCACTATCTTCTGCTGCCGCTCATTGGTGCCGTCACGGTCGGCGTGCTGTGGATAAACCTCGAAGCGACCTCCCTGACGCTTGGCCTCATCTGGGCGGCTCTGGGGATCCTTTACCTGACATGGCTCACGCGCCGTTTCCGAAAACCGCCTCCGCAGTTTGAGGCCGGCAAGATAGAGCAGGCCTGGGATTCCTGAAGGTGAAACGGCACCAGTACGCTGGTGCCGATTCTCTGGATATCAGCCCGCCCGCATGTTATCTCAAGCGCTGATGCAGACTTGCCCCCACCAGCAGCGCGGCACAGAGCATCAGCGCGATAAACCCGCCCACGCCGTTCCAGCCGTAGTGATGCCAGAACACGCCGCCGAGGGTCCCGGCGATGCTGGAGCCAAGATAATAGCTAAACAGATACAGCGACGACGCCTGGCCTTTGGCGCGACGGGCGCGCGGGCCAATCCAGCTGCTGGCAACCGAGTGGGCGGCGAAGAAGCCCGCGGAAAAGAGCAGCATCCCGGCAAAAATCAGCCACAGGGAGGAGAAGAGCGTCAGCAGCAGGCCGAGCAGCATCACCGCCGTGAAGACCAGCATGACCGGGCCGCGTCCGAAGCGTGCGGTCATCGCCCCGGCTTTTGGTGAGCTCCACGTGCCGGTCAAATAGGCAACCGAGAGTAGACCGACAACAGCCTGGTTCAAATGCCACGGTGAGAGCATCAGGCGATAGCCTATATAGTTAAACAGCGTGACGAAGGCGCCCATCAGCAGGAAGCCCATCAGAAACAGGCGCGGCAGCCCTTTGTCGCGCCAGTGCAGGCGGAGGTTGATAAACAGCGTTTTCGGGCGCAGGGACGTCGGGCGGAAATGGCGCGATTCCGGCAGGATTTTCCAGAACATCAGCGCGGAGGCCAGCGCGAAACACCCAATCACCGCCAGCGCAATTCGCCAGCTAAAGAAGTCCGTGAATACCCCGCTCAGCAGGCGTCCGCTCATTCCGCCGATCGAGTTCCCGCTGATGTAAAGCCCCATCGAGAAGGCAACAAAGCTCGGGTGGATCTCTTCGCTGAGATAGGTCATCCCGACCGCCGCCACGCCGCTGAGCGACAGCCCAATCAGCGCGCGCATCACCAGAATGCCGTGCCAGCTGGTCATCATGGTCGAGAGTAGCGTACAGACCGAGGCCAGCATCAGGGCGGTCACCATCACCGGTTTACGGCCAATGGCGTCGGACAGCGGCCCGGTAAAGAGCAGGCCAATTGCCAGCATCGCGGTTGAAATAGAGAGAGAAACGCTGCTGCTGGCAGGCGATACGCCAAACTCATGGGAGAGAACGGGCAGGATCGGCTGAACGCAATAGAGCAGGGCGAAGGTGGCCAGACCGGCGGAAAAGAGCGCCAGCGTGACGCGCATGAATTGTGGGGTACCGCGTTTAATGAACTGAACCGGCTGCAATGCTGAAGGTAAATCATTGATATCGCTTGCCGGATCGATATCAATGGTAGTTGTACGACTCACACAGTTTCCTTGCTTAAACATCCCCGTGATTTCTGGTGACGGGTATGACCACCTCTTCAGAGTAGGAAAATGTAAATATTCTGTCTAATATATTAATAATCTCAAATGATACTTTATAAATATGAATATCGAGCTGCGTCACCTTCGCTATTTTGTCGCCGTCGCTGAAGAGCTGCATTTTGGCCGCGCGGCGGCGCGGCTGAATATCTCTCAGCCACCGTTAAGCCAGCAGATCCAGATCCTGGAGCAGCAGGTCGGGGCGCGTCTTCTGGCCCGCACTAACCGCAGCGTGAGCCTGACGGCGGCGGGCAAGCAGTTCCTGATCGACAGCCGACAAATTCTGAGCATGGTCGATGAGGCCGCTGCCCGGGCAGAGCGGCTCTATCTCGGGGAAGCCGGCGAGCTGCGCATCGGATTTACCTCGTCCGCGCCGTTTATCAGCGCCGTCTCTGAGACCCTGTCGTCATTCCGCCGCCACTTTCCGGATGTTCATATTCAGACGCGCGAAATCAACACCCGCGAGCAGATTGCGCCGCTGAGTGAGGGGGCGCTGGATCTGGGGCTGATGCGTAACACCCAGCTCCCGGACACGCTGGCGTGGGAGGTGATCCTGCGCGAGCCGCTGATGGCGATGATCCCGCACGATCACCCGCTGGCGTCGCGTCCGGCGGTGTCGCTGGCGGAGCTGGCAAAAGAGCCGTTCGTCTTTTTTGACCCGCAGGTCGGAACGGGGCTGTATGACGATATCCTGGGGCTGATGCGCCGCTACGATCTTGCCCCGGTCATTACCCAGGAGGTGGGGGAAGCGATGA from Enterobacter chengduensis includes:
- a CDS encoding APC family permease — protein: MATNTSLDSPRMAGRTRLRSSLKLWQVVMMGLAYLTPMTVFDTFGIVSGISNGHVPASYLLALAGVMFTAISYGKLVRQFPEAGSAYTYTQKSIGPHLGFMVGWSSLLDYLFLPMINVLLAKIYLSALFPEVPPWVWVVGFVTILTLANLKSVNLVANFNTLFVLVQIAIMVVFVILVVHGLHKGEGVGTVWSLQPFISENAHLIPIITGATIVCFSFLGFDAVTTLSEETPNAARVIPKAIFLTALYGGLIFIVASFFMQLFFPTIARFKNPDAALPEIALYVGGKLFQSVFLCTTFVNTLASGLASHASVSRLLYVMGRDNVFPERVFGYVHPKWRTPALNVIMVGIVALSALYFDLVTATALINFGALVAFTFVNLSVYNHFWRRQGLNKTWKDRFHYLLLPLIGAVTVGVLWINLEATSLTLGLIWAALGILYLTWLTRRFRKPPPQFEAGKIEQAWDS
- a CDS encoding LysR family transcriptional regulator; translated protein: MNIELRHLRYFVAVAEELHFGRAAARLNISQPPLSQQIQILEQQVGARLLARTNRSVSLTAAGKQFLIDSRQILSMVDEAAARAERLYLGEAGELRIGFTSSAPFISAVSETLSSFRRHFPDVHIQTREINTREQIAPLSEGALDLGLMRNTQLPDTLAWEVILREPLMAMIPHDHPLASRPAVSLAELAKEPFVFFDPQVGTGLYDDILGLMRRYDLAPVITQEVGEAMTIIGLVAAGLGVSILPASFKRVQLREMRWVTIAEEDAVSEMWLVWSKHREQSHAAQRFKHQLIGASAGRHFLEKGGENVR
- a CDS encoding MFS transporter, which translates into the protein MSRTTTIDIDPASDINDLPSALQPVQFIKRGTPQFMRVTLALFSAGLATFALLYCVQPILPVLSHEFGVSPASSSVSLSISTAMLAIGLLFTGPLSDAIGRKPVMVTALMLASVCTLLSTMMTSWHGILVMRALIGLSLSGVAAVGMTYLSEEIHPSFVAFSMGLYISGNSIGGMSGRLLSGVFTDFFSWRIALAVIGCFALASALMFWKILPESRHFRPTSLRPKTLFINLRLHWRDKGLPRLFLMGFLLMGAFVTLFNYIGYRLMLSPWHLNQAVVGLLSVAYLTGTWSSPKAGAMTARFGRGPVMLVFTAVMLLGLLLTLFSSLWLIFAGMLLFSAGFFAAHSVASSWIGPRARRAKGQASSLYLFSYYLGSSIAGTLGGVFWHHYGWNGVGGFIALMLCAALLVGASLHQRLR